The Gadus macrocephalus chromosome 20, ASM3116895v1 genome includes a region encoding these proteins:
- the LOC132449115 gene encoding insulin-like growth factor-binding protein 5 gives MFLSFCLLVTFVLGLSGCLGSYVPCEPCDDKAMSMCPPVPLGCQLVKEPGCGCCLTCALSEGQACGVYTGTCTQGLRCLPRSGEEKPLHALLHGRGVCTNEKGYKPSHPPIDRESREYDDAMSPDMAEDLQPAKVPIMAKEILKKAHAVRKEQKRKQGKQRSLGPPMDYSPLPIDKHEPEFGPCRRKLDGIIQGMKDTSRVMALSLYLPNCDRKGFFKRKQCKPSRGRKRGICWCVDKYGVQLPGTDYSGGDIQCKDLESSSNNNNNE, from the exons ATGTTTTTGAGTTTTTGCCTTTTGGTGACATTCGTCCTGGGGCTGTCCGGCTGCTTAGGCTCCTACGTGCCGTGCGAGCCCTGCGACGACAAGGCGATGTCCATGTGCCCCCCGGTGCCGTTGGGGTGCCAGCTGGTCAAGGAGCCCGGCTGTGGCTGCTGCCTCACGTGCGCCCTGTCGGAGGGGCAGGCGTGCGGGGTTTACACCGGGACCTGCACCCAGGGCTTGCGCTGTCTGCCGCGGAGCGGAGAGGAGAAGCCCCTACACGCCCTCCTCCACGGCAGAGGCGTGTGCACCAACGAAAAAGGATACAAACCGTCTCATCCTCCCATAG ATCGTGAGTCACGGGAGTATGACGATGCAATGTCGCCCGATATGGCGGAGGACCTGCAACCGGCCAAGGTGCCCATCATGGCCAAGGAAATCCTGAAGAAGGCCCACGCCGTGCGCAAGGAGCAGAAGAGGAAGCAGGGCAAGCAGCGGTCACTGGGCCCCCCCATGGACTACTCCCCGCTCCCCATCGACAAGCATGAGCCCGAGTTT GGTCCCTGCAGGAGAAAGTTAGATGGCATCATTCAAGGAATGAAGGACACTTCTCGCGTGATGGCTCTGTCTCTGTACCTCCCAAACTGTGACAGAAAAGGATTCTTCAAGCGCAAACAG TGCAAGCCGTCTCGCGGCCGTAAACGGGGGATCTGCTGGTGCGTGGACAAGTACGGCGTGCAGCTGCCCGGCACAGACTACAGTGGTGGGGACATCCAGTGTAAGGATCTGGAAAGCAGcagtaacaacaacaacaatgagtGA